NNNNNNNNNNNNNNNNNNNNNNNNNNNNNNNNNNNNNNNNNNNNNNNNNNNNNNNNNNNNNNNNNNNNNNNNNNNNNNNNNNNNNNNNNNNNNNNNNNNNNNNNNNNNNNNNNNNNNNNNNNNNNNNNNNNNNNNNNNNNNNNNNNNNNNNNNNNNNNNNNNNNNNNNNNNNNNNNNNNNNNNNNNNNNNNNNNNNNNNNNNNNNNNNNNNNNNNNNNNNNNNNNNNNNNNNNNNNNNNNNNNNNNNNNNNNNNNNNNNNNNNNNNNNNNNNNNNNNNNNNNNNNNNNNNNNNNNNNNNNNNNNNNNNNNNNNNNNNNNNNNNNNNNNNNNNNNNNNNNNNNNNNNNNNNNNNNNNNNNNNNNNNNNNNNNNNNNNNNNNNNNNNNNNNNNNNNNNNNNNNNNNNNNNNNNNNNNNNNNNNNNNNNNNNNNNNNNNNNNNNNNNNNNNNNNNNNNNNNNNNNNNNNNNNNNNNNNNNNNNNNNNNNNNNNNNNNNNNNNNNNNNNNNNNNNNNNNNNNNNNNNNNNNNNNNNNNNNNNNNNNNNNNNNNNNNNNNNNNNNNNNNNNNNNNNNNNNNNNNNNNNNNNNNNNNNNNNNNNNNNNNNNNNNNNNNNNNNNNNNNNNNNNNNNNNNNNNNNNNNNNNNNNNNNNNNNNNNNNNNNNNNNNNNNNNNNNNNNNNNNNNNNNNNNNNNNNNNNNNNNNNNNNNNNNNNNNNNNNNNNNNNNNNNNNNNNNNNNNNNNNNNNNNNNNNNNNNNNNNNNNNNNNNNNNNNNNNNNNNNNNNNNNNNNNNNNNNNNNNNNNNNNNNNNNNNNNNNNNNNNNNNNNNNNNNNNNNNNNNNNNNNNNNNNNNNNNNNNNNNNNNNNNNNNNNNNNNNNNNNNNNNNNNNNNNNNNNNNNNNNNNNNNNNNNNNNNNNNNNNNNNNNNNNNNNNNNNNNNNNNNNNNNNNNNNNNNNNNNNNNNNNNNNNNNNNNNNNNNNNNNNNNNNNNNNNNNNNNNNNNNNNNNNNNNNNNNNNNNNNNNNNNNNNNNNNNNNNNNNNNNNNNNNNNNNNNNNNNNNNNNNNNNNNNNNNNNNNNNNNNNNNNNNNNNNNNNNNNNNNNNNNNNNNNNNNNNNNNNNNNNNNNNNNNNNNNNNNNNNNNNNNNNNNNNNNNNNNNNNNNNNNNNNNNNNNNNNNNNNNNNNNNNNNNNNNNNNNNNNNNNNNNNNNNNNNNNNNNNNNNNNNNNNNNNNNNNNNNNNNNNNNNNNNNNNNNNNNNNNNNNNNNNNNNNNNNNNNNNNNNNNNNNNNNNNNNNNNNNNNNNNNNNNNNNNNNNNNNNNNNNNNNNNNNNNNNNNNNNNNNNNNNNNNNNNNNNNNNNNNNNNNNNNNNNNNNNNNNNNNNNNNNNNNNNNNNNNNNNNNNNNNNNNNNNNNNNNNNNNNNNNNNNNNNNNNNNNNNNNNNNNNNNNNNNNNNNNNNNNNNNNNNNNNNNNNNNNNNNNNNNNNNNNNNNNNNNNNNNNNNNNNNNNNNNNNNNNNNNNNNNNNNNNNNNNNNNNNNNNNNNNNNNNNNNNNNNNNNNNNNNNNNNNNNNNNNNNNNNNNNNNNNNNNNNNNNNNNNNNNNNNNNNNNNNNNNNNNNNNNNNNNNNNNNNNNNNNNNNNNNNNNNNNNNNNNNNNNNNNNNNNNNNNNNNNNNNNNNNNNNNNNNNNNNNNNNNNNNNNNNNNNNNNNNNNNNNNNNNNNNNNNNNNNNNNNNNNNNNNNNNNNNNNNNNNNNNNNNNNNNNNNNNNNNNNNNNNNNNNNNNNNNNNNNNNNNNNNNNNNNNNNNNNNNNNNNNNNNNNNNNNNNNNNNNNNNNNNNNNNNNNNNNNNNNNNNNNNNNNNNNNNNNNNNNNNNNNNNNNNNNNNNNNNNNNNNNNNNNNNNNNNNNNNNNNNNNNNNNNNNNNNNNNNNNNNNNNNNNNNNNNNNNNNNNNNNNNNNNNNNNNNNNNNNNNNNNNNNNNNNNNNNNNNNNNNNNNNNNNNNNNNNNNNNNNNNNNNNNNNNNNNNNNNNNNNNNNNNNNNNNNNNNNNNNNNNNNNNNNNNNNNNNNNNNNNNNNNNNNNNNNNNNNNNNNNNNNNNNNNNNNNNNNNNNNNNNNNNNNNNNNNNNNNNNNNNNNNNNNNNNNNNNNNNNNNNNNNNNNNNNNNNNNNNNAAGTCTATATCTATCAAATGCAAGCAACTGacctttaatttttctaaattgaaaGCAGGGTTGATTAACCTTCTGTGCTTGCTCCACTTTTCTCCATCATGGTCGANAAGGCCGGTTGCTAGTAACTTGACAAGTGGATTTGCGTTAGGCTTTGGGAAGTCAGACATATTGTTAAGTACATCTTTGATTTGCCCAGGATCTAAGATGGTCAACCTTGGAGTTGGTCCTAACCAGATAAAAGAGTTCTTACCTGCATACCGTCGGCAATTGGTAAGGTTCAAACAGTTCCACACTAAGGATAacatataaaaggaaaagaaaaatcaggaATTAAGAGGACATGCTATGCTACTTTGTATGCGGACTGTTCTCATTAGAGATGAACTAGAAACCATGGGAACCTTTTGGTACACAATGAATGCACTCCTTAAAGTGTATTAAGATGGAAAAATAAGCTNAATATCATGTATTCACCCCTATATTCTGTTGAAGTTTATAGGAAATATCATCTCAGCATAATATCCATCACCATATATTAGTTAATATTTCATCATTTGTCGTCCCCAATTCATCATAATCTGGTACGTTGGCCAATGCAGGGAGTACCTTTCGGAAACAAAGTGATGAAATTGATTACTGACACACCAATAATCTGTTATGTCCTGACTGGGGTTTGTTTCTAGTGGATTTTTATTCTGTTACATTAGCAAATATGCACAATGGTTATATGTTCTGTACACATTCAAATcaatgaaaggaaaatgatatgttattcttcttttcccttgatatgttttatttttcttaaaaagatgcCATGTTTTTCGCTACATTGAGAATGCAATTGGAGGTTTAAAGGAAGACATTATCCATAGCCACCATCAAATTGAATTCACCTTCTTTTCTGAACTTTCCCCTGTTTTGTGCgaattttctaaactttaatCTATCTAAATTTCTGTAACAAAAATTAGCACCCCATATACAACTCCTCAACGATCATGTAACATAAACCCAACAAACACAATACACTGAAAAATGGACTATAAAATACAGTCACTAGATGTAGaacattagaaaagaaaaagggcgCATGAGTATGAATTGTCAAAGTTAGGTAGATAGATGAAAACTGCAAAAAAAGAATCGAAAAATACCATGTGTGTTGACAATATGATGCATGTAGGAAGACACACGCGGCGCTATGTCATCACAGAGATTCATGGGTTTGGACAAGGCTtcctttctcattttgagaaacTCCTTGCTGTCTCCAACAAAAAGCTTGTACGGATTGCCTTGAAAGCCTTGCTCTCTTAGCAGCTTTTCAAGCCTCTTTGGTTTGAACCATAACCAGTTCAAAATCTTCCATGCCCATATCAGAACAAGTATCACTATGATAGTCACTGTTGTGGCCCATGCTGCTtccatttctctctttcttagGGCACAGAGATCACAGAAAGATGATAAAACCTGAGGAACCAAAACCTGAAGTTTTCACACAACTCAAAGAGGCAAAGACTATGCTGTTCCACACGACTCTCCAAAGTTATCAATTTCAACTTTGTTTGATGTTTTTGTCTTCTTATTATTCAAACAAGAAAATTACGATGattgttatgttttaattataacttcTGGGGTAAATAgtagattatataattaaatacttaatagataatataattaaatacttaattatataattattaaatttgattttgtttaatttcgTTTCAATtctattaatagataatataattaaatacttaattatNataattaaatacttaattatataattattaaatttgattttgtttaatttcgTTTCAATtctattaatagataatataattaaatacttaattattaaattaatatcaatttataatgaattttaaaaggattactaaaagttttaaatatataaaacaataaaataaaaagtaaaaaattcattttagaaTCCTAACACATGATTAAAGATTAAATACATATtcatattatttcaattattaaccaaatttaaataaagctaatagaattaaaatttttgtttgaaaattatatCAGAGTAAATTTATTTAGAAGAGTACACGagtatttgttttttacttttatttaattataaattattatttagttttgctttatattcaaaatttacacTAAAGAAtgatttaacatttaaaataattcttcacgagtttattcatttattataacGAAAAAGTATTATGTGTGATAACATTGTTCActtaacaattattttagtACTTAACAATTATTTTCGTAGAAAGATCGCTCGAGCGAGTATTGTCATTAACCCTAATAGTTGCAGGCTTTGTGGTGGTGGAGGTGAATGGTTGGACGGTGTCGTTTGGTCTTGATATTGGTATGACTTCTTAAAGGTTTTATATTTCttctaattatttattcattaagaTCAcggaaattttattttttttaatgtgtggacacaaaagttatatttaaaagtgattttttcaatataaaatatgataagatatttttttgtcaaacaCATTTAAGAAAAGTTTGAATCTATGTAAAGGTTGATTCAAATTCTTATTCTCTTGAgtcatttatgaattttatttatttggatcTTTTCTTTTGGGTCTAGTAGTATGGAGTTTTTCTTTGGGCTTTGAATAATGAATCAAGTAGTCTACACTTTTTTTTAGTCATGGGTTATGTAGTGTAAGGTTTTGGGTCAAGATTAGATATGCATGATGTCAGTTACTAAGTACTTAGTATTAAATAGTGTGCAACCAACTTGACGACCCTCAATACTTCTAAATGTCTTTGGGTGAAGTACctagaaaaacattaaaagtgaAGTTGAATAATATTATTGGAAAATTTTTCACAAAGAGACAATAAAGCACTTTTGTCGAAGATTAAGAGAGTTTACATAAGTTGTTAAACACTCGACTTTAGAGatcaatttaaacaaactaTTCTTTATAGTAAGTGTTTTTCAATTGTTAAAAAGGTTTCCTGCAGAGTTTTGATATAACTTgctctttaataaaaatttgtttgataGCAAGAGTCTTAATATcagttaaaataaaatgcaactaTAAGATTTGTAAAGGAAGCGTTTAAAGAGAATAGAGTAATAAGCACACAGTCgtttttatattagttcacTCCATTGAGCTATATCTAGTCTCCTCTAACACCTTAGAgagttccactataatcttcaacaataTTACAGCTGAGTATTCTCACTACTCCTATTATCCCTAGACACTCTCGGTATTCTCCAGATATACTTGTCTTGTTGAGTTTCACCAATTCCTAGTTGCatagtattcttcaccactcctagtatccctAGGCAATAAAAATATCTTCTTGATATgttgtctagttgagtttaaccCACTCTTAGTTTCCACTAGACAATCCAGATATCTTCCCGATATATTGTCTAGCTATCATTTAATTAACTCCACCTAGTTAAGCGTCACTGAGTTTCACCTATTCTTGGTTTTCACTAGACAATCCAAATATCTTCCTAATCTATTGTTTAACCCCGCTGAGTTGAACataaagtgttttaattctcttcaaaatttacAATCAAACGATTTATTACAAGTCCTTAGACGATAAATCACGCAGAGCAGATATATGTTTAATACAAATCAATCTAATAAACTCCCTCAATGGTTCTCTCATTTCTCTTCTTGCAACAATGAACTTATATATCACTGAAACTTGAGAGTGTTTCTATTATTAagctttctctctctcaaatattcttttgagTTTGTGCgctttattgagtttttctctCGATGATGTTCTCTTGTCGTATGAAGCAACCCTTGGTTAAAGTCAATTTGTCAAAGTAGGAATGTTTTTTTAGTACTTTGAAAAAGAGTAGGTATTACGATTTATTAGCACGACTTCTGATGTGAAGAACATTCCTtgaatgtcttctttttttctaacgTCCACTTCTGATTTATAAAGGATGGAGCAAATGCATGCGTGTAATAGACAATCTGCACATAGTAGAGTAGATATACATGCAGCAAATATGtcttttttcttatcacttttattgtttttaaacgTCGAACATTTAACGACATTTAATTCTTGTTCAAAACAACAAAGTACTTTCGCCTTCTACCGTTCATGTAGGATTTAATCATTTAAGTTTCGCTCATAGATACCGAGCAATTGATTGAAGACTTCAGCGTTGGATGAAGTAGATCATTTGGCATATGGTATCTTCTAGCCTATGTAAACACATTTGGATTTTTCTGTGTTCTATTCAGCAAGTGCGTTTAGCAAGGTTCCTAACATAAGTTTTTGGACTATCATTCGACCCAACTGTGCAAGTCGAGCTCCCCACTTGTAGACCAAGCTCCTACCGTGCTGGTCGAGCTCCCTATTGTGTTGGTTGAGCTCCCCACTACGCAAACCGCCCTCTCCATTATGCAGACTGACCTTCTCATTGTGCAGACCGACATCCTTGCAGTGCAGGCTAAGCTTCCCACTACATTGGTCGAGCTCTCCATTGTGTAGGTCGAGATTTACAATGTACAAATCGACCTTCACTGCATACTATGCTTTCGTGTCACATACTTTTATTGAATCACgtcattttaaaaatctataatAAGGTGTCTAGTCattgtttttttaacattgttCAATCAATTTAACGACAATGATGACAtgacttcaattttttaaaattataaacctAACtggaaaaaaagttaaaagtgtGATATGTGACCTCCAATAGAAAAAACGGAGGGACACCtagaatcaaattaaaagttatgttATTACTaacctaaattaaaaagaatatgatactgtttatttgttttaagcTTTGAAAATTTGCACATAACAATTTTTCATCTAaaataacaacataaataagcataaccataattaatatataataatagtaagagttaaatatgtttttagttcctcaactatcacatatttttatttttagttcctCTTCCAAATTTTGGTACACTTTGAACTTTATCCTTaaggaaatataaattttcttcctCCATGACTAAGGACCTTAATTTTTTACAAACATGGCTAACAATGTACCACATGGAAgactaattcaatttttttttctgactctaattaaaattaaaaaaaaaacattaaattgtaaAGTCAAaactagaatttttttttctttctttcttctccatcTCCAATGAGTCATGTTCAGGTAATATTTTTTCACTCTTCTCAGTTTCTGCAAGAATCCTCTCGTCATCATTCTCTCCACTCTAAGATTTCTCAACCAACCTTCAATATAGGAGATTTCAACTCCTTTCCAAGTTCCAAATTTTACTCAGACTCAATTCTCACAATGCATAGAAAAACATATTTCCctaaaaatatcatcaaaattttgttcataactgttattttactttgtttttcaaaaagaacAAAGGGAAACATTCGAAAAAAGCTACCTGCATATCGATGGCTTTGTACACTACCCTTATGTACCTATCGGTTACTTTTTTGCACAAATCGAATTCTGACAATTTTTTTCCCAAAATTGACGGACAAGATGCAAAGAAACTATCAAATACGttaaaattcatcaacaaaatTGCAAATTTACAAGTGGGTTATCTAGAAATGATTAGGGTTTGTGGTGGGAAATTGCAATTTATctattatagttgaaattcaACCGGAAAATTAGAATAAACAAATGGGTTACTAAAAAAGActatactaaaaaaatgttttgttgaCAGTGTTTTACTCAAGTGGTGTGTGAGGGTAGAGAGAGAAATTGGAAAGGAGAGGAAAAAGTATTATCCCATTGATTggaaatggaaaagaaagagtGTTCGGTGCACccttgaaagaagaaaaaagatgacAATTCCAGTTTTGAcctaaatttaatgtttttccttttaattagagtgagaaacaaaatttgaatttgccTTTCcacttcaatttctttatttttaattctgtcACACACTATTTCGTAAGTGTTTGGATCTTGCGGCACGCATTGCAACAAATCGATTCTGATGCAActtataaaaacaatttcacacttgtttttatataaattggtAATCTCCCAACGTAAGATGCTGCCAAGATAGTCCATGACTTTACTCATACGCTTAAATAAGTATCCGGAAAAGCAACGTGGGTTCCCACGCGGTCGTTTTCCCATATAATACTGTCTGTTTTTTCGAAGGGAAACGGGCTCGCATCATCAAAATATGACAATATCAAAGCACCTTCCTTCCAAGTGACCACCAAGAAAAGTGCAATAACTAACCCtgtctttttatatttattaacaaaaaaatcgttaagtattaaaataaaataatatttattttccttttattgtaattttctGTGAATCTTTGTCTTCCAAAAGATTCAACTGTGaggaattttttataataaagaaagaaaagagtgaCGTGTGTGGCGTGTCTAGAATATACTTTCCCAGAAGCAATTACAATATTTTGAAGTTATAAAAAGCACTCAAGTGTAGTACTGGAGAAGGCATTCAACAAAGACGgaaattttctctcttttcactttcaaacatggTGTTGTTAACTTTGAGAAGTGCAacatggttcctgatattggtGCCTGTGGTGGTGCTATGGTTGTGGAAACTAGTGAACTGGGTGTGGCTGAGGCCAAAGAGAATGGAGAAGATTCTGAGAGCACAGGGCCTTCAGGGAAACCCTTACAGGCTCTTGATTGGAGACACAAGGGAAATGTTTACAGTGCTCGTGCAAGCTGCAAAATCTCAGAAATCCACCAGTTTTCTCTCCACTGACAACGATGTTGCACCTCATATCACAACCTTTAACCATCACATTGTACACAAATTTGGTACGTGCAAAGCTTCTTTTTCCCACTTCTTATAATTAGTATTACTGGTTATCTGTAAGTTTCCTCTACAATATTCATTCTCTCATCACCATAGCATGTTAGAAGTGGAATATCCTTAGGAAGACGTGGgactaaatattaataagtaatcgaataattagaaaaatatgtttaacaaaCAACTAATATCTTTACGATAGTAACTGTGATACTATGTTAGAACACGTTATAAAtggactttaaatctaattgaAACGTACACTATGACTTCATTTTGTATCTTCCAACATAACAGATCTTTGTTTCACTGTAAGAAAACCTTGGATGTACTTTTGAAGCAAAAAGATGCGCATAGTGTTCTTCAGTAAAAGTGCTTTCAGGCCTTCTGAATGGAAATCAGATCAAGATCTGAATTTACTTCTGTAAAAAGTTGCTGTATATACCTTTTGCTTTCAAAGTACATTCCAgagttttcttttatctttcttttcagCACGTGAAAATTAATCTGTCAGATGAGGTATATTAATTGGTTGAAAACACAGGTTCCTGTTttccaaatatattttgaaatgttcGTGTCACATTGTGAGATATCTGGTCAGATCTTTCTTTCAGGCCATTTTTATTCACTAAGataaaaatttaggtttaaatctctttttgatCTCTAAgatataagcggatgttcagtttaatttctgtttttaaaaatgtaaatttttgattcctaagttataaaaaatgtatcaaatgagtctttttttgacttgaaatattgttggttgttttttaacaattgctacatctttagattgctctgatctGTTTCTTaacaataacaacactttaaattgccctttgtactttgaccataaacataaaaaaaaggactcatttgatacattttttataactcaGGAATCAAaagtttacaattttaaaagcggagactaaactgaatatccgCTCATCATAAtttagggacaaaaaaaaatttaaaccaaaaatctatttttcaaaagatataaaacaaaatttgttcaAACTAATTTTAGAGAATATCTTGGTAAAGGAAATTGTAATCACACACCTCTTttgtttcaaaagaaaatagtggattTCATATACCTTATTTGATAACTCCGTCACGGTTCTaacattttatcaaatttcaaccaataatgaattatatataaGGAGTGCGCATGAAAGTAGGTAACCATGGttcttttaatctatttttttaaaataataaaagttatatcttatgcataatttttgaaaaagaaatatgaaatctgtataagtttttaaataaaatagtatatgaTTTTGTAATACAGAAAAGGTAACCTGGTATGACTATTCTTGCTTATAACCATtgagaaattttgttttatttcttatatatatgttttaaaaattaaaaaacatttgcAGGCAAAAAATCATTTACATGGGAAGGTCCCACACCAAAAGTTATTATCATGGATCCTGAGCAAATCAAAGACATCTTCAACAAGTTCCAAGATTTTGAGAAGCCTAAGTTGAGCCCCCTTTTCAAATTGTTGGGTACTGGACTTGCAAATTTAGAAGGAGAGAAATGGAAGATGCATCGAAAGATTATAAACCCTGCTTTCCATTTAGAAAAACTGAAGGTTATACATTTACTACATACTCTTACGATGTTTGATAAATTTCAaccaatgataaaaaaaaatgcttcaaaATGGTGTCCTGTTCATATGTTAATCGTATGTTTTGTTAGACAGAAACTTTTTGTTAGAATGTTTTACTGCATATAAAAGTTTTGTACTGAAAATATGCAGGTTATGTTACCAACATTTATGCAATGTTGCGATGACATGATTTCCAAATGGGAAGTGATGCTGTCTTCACAGGAGAAATGTGAAATTGACGTATGGCCTTTCCTTCAAAAACTGACCCGTGATATTATTTCTAGAACAGCATTTGGAAGCAGTTACGAAGAAGGTAGAGAAATATTTGAACTTCTGAAAGAGCAAACAGGACTTGTTATGAGATCACGGAAAGTTTACATTCCAGGGTCATGGTAAGACCTCTAATATGAAGGGAATCAAATTTAAGCATCTATATTCTTTTGCTCTTTTGTATGTAGCAGCTATACATTGCTAAAATTGAATGAAGGATCAGTACTGAAAACCACCTTGTAGAGTAAGGTTTGCATTCCagtcatatattataatttggttttatctttagtcgaCGTGAGATTTCTACATGATAATTCTGATAACATGTTAAAAAGTGagtttttaaacttaactcaaccctacaaaaccaaCCGACTTGTAGGGTAAAATTTGCattctacttatatattataatttagctTTATCTCTAGACTTACAACACTAAGTATGAAGATATAAAGTATGTTAGTTTTGGAAATAATAGACACATCTTACATTGATCACTTGCTATATTGATttgaaaatgtaattatataatctatttGTAGGTTGTTACCAACAGCTAGAAATAGGAGGATGAAAGCAATTGATGCTCATATACGAAGATTACTTAAAGACATCATTAACAATCGAGAGAAAGCAATGAAGGGCGGTGATGTTAACAGCCATGACTTATTGGGGATACTTTTGGAATCAAACCATGCGGAAATGATAGAAAATAGAAACAGTAAAACCCTTCCAATGACTAGTCAAGATGTAATTGAGGAGTGCAATGCATTCTACATAGCAGGGCAAGAA
This DNA window, taken from Vigna radiata var. radiata cultivar VC1973A chromosome 5, Vradiata_ver6, whole genome shotgun sequence, encodes the following:
- the LOC106762812 gene encoding 11-oxo-beta-amyrin 30-oxidase, giving the protein MVLLTLRSATWFLILVPVVVLWLWKLVNWVWLRPKRMEKILRAQGLQGNPYRLLIGDTREMFTVLVQAAKSQKSTSFLSTDNDVAPHITTFNHHIVHKFGKKSFTWEGPTPKVIIMDPEQIKDIFNKFQDFEKPKLSPLFKLLGTGLANLEGEKWKMHRKIINPAFHLEKLKVMLPTFMQCCDDMISKWEVMLSSQEKCEIDVWPFLQKLTRDIISRTAFGSSYEEGREIFELLKEQTGLVMRSRKVYIPGSWLLPTARNRRMKAIDAHIRRLLKDIINNREKAMKGGDVNSHDLLGILLESNHAEMIENRNSKTLPMTSQDVIEECNAFYIAGQETSAVLLVWTMLLLSRHPEWQARAREEVLNAFGNQKPDYNGLSHLKVVTMILYEVLRLYPPVVYFSRGIKKDVKLGDLCLPGGVQISIPILLVHQDRDIWGDDVAEFKPERFAEGVATATKGQVSFFPFGWGPRVCIGQNFALLEAKLVLSLLLQRFSFEISPAYAHAPVTLFTLHPKHGAHVILHKL